One Palaemon carinicauda isolate YSFRI2023 chromosome 4, ASM3689809v2, whole genome shotgun sequence DNA segment encodes these proteins:
- the LOC137640216 gene encoding protein YIPF3-like — translation MIYNSSDNNKIVTMSHKCHSVVTIESISPNTDMCSSQLTVFGYLLSLCRFVKPYFSVSNKRIPRRIVSSMAPPLFFPEFQRVYSDMKGPVMIVSLLASILLYGLHSPQRTLVMEVLATAKLTVGYWLGFSFLAFFLGYFCQTSLTFSQLLSITGYSLTGHCLVLLTAEVLHQEENHSVFFFLTTVFGGLATGRLIMIMLARTPGPGQRLVMCSTLACIHLMHLIYIHFAFMRKKFAV, via the coding sequence ATGATATATAATAGTTCTGATAACAATAAAATAGTCACAATGTCACACAAATGCCATTCAGTTGTGACCATAGAGTCAATAAGTCCAAACACGGACATGTGTTCATCACAACTGACTGTATTTGGCTACTTACTTAGTCTGTGCAGATTTGTGAAACCGTACTTTTCAGTGTCAAACAAGAGAATTCCTCGTAGAATAGTATCATCCATGGCACCACCACTTTTTTTTCCAGAGTTCCAGCGTGTGTACTCCGATATGAAAGGCCCTGTAATGATTGTATCATTGCTGGCATCAATTCTTCTTTATGGCCTTCATAGTCCCCAAAGAACTCTTGTTATGGAAGTTTTGGCAACAGCCAAACTAACAGTTGGGTATTGGTTAGGCTTCTCATTTCTTGCATTTTTCCTGGGTTACTTTTGTCAAACAAGTCTTACATTTTCACAGTTGCTTTCCATAACTGGATATAGTCTAACAGGCCATTGCCTTGTCTTATTAACTGCAGAAGTGCTGCACCAAGAAGAGAACCATAGCGTATTCTTTTTCCTTACAACAGTCTTTGGGGGACTCGCCACAGGTAGATTGATTATGATAATGTTAGCACGTACGCCAGGCCCGGGACAGCGTCTTGTAATGTGCTCTACATTAGCATGCATTCACCTcatgcatttgatatatattcattttgcaTTTATGAGGAAAAAGTTTGCTGTGTAA